The sequence TTCGAAAACGTAACCCGTCTCCCGCGACATGTTCCCAGCAGCCAAGAGTCCCGGCGACCAAGGACGAAAACGCACGCCTCCTTCCCCCGACCCCTACCGCGCAATGCGCACGCCGGCAGAGcgctggccggccggccggccgggtcCCGGCCATCGACCGTACGCCAGGATAGGCCGCCAGCGAGGCGGCGGCGACTTTTCCAGCCACGACTTCTTGTTTTCCCTGCCGTGCCATTGGAGCCTCGTTCTGACCTGACATCGAGCACATTCCCTGTCCCCCGAGATCCACATTCCACAGCGGGCACATTGACGCCGTGGTCGCCGTTGCACTGACAGAGCCATACATGCCCGGCACATGCCGATGAGATACGAGCGAGCCAGGACCCTCCGTCCGTCCGCAACTTCCAGCCGCGTACGTGCTCGCCTGTGATTACTAGCCAGCTTCTGCAGCTTCGACCTGGAAGGTTGCACCCACGACCGTCCCTACTTACAGATAGGCTGCTCAGGATCATGGGGTTCATGAACTATGTCTATTTTGGTAACTTTTAGTTTGCCAAATGTTTGTATATCTCCGCACTACATATATTTCATGCTGTACATGTTAACACATTTCTCTACATAACTGATCAAATGCAGACAAGTTTGACTTAGAACAAATCCTGAACTTCAAATGACTTGAAATGGAAGAATCTTCGTAAATAAAGAACTCATGTGAATCAATATACGTATATATTAGCTCCTTATTTTGACTGTCAAGGATCCTGAAACAAATGAAACAATCTCTCTTGCTTACGCTATACCCCTGATTATACCAAAAGAAGGACAAAAACAATAAATAATCTTCAAATAATTCTCAGTCCTCACTAGCTGCACTGTAACAATTCTCTGTTATCTTGCTCTGTCTTCGTTTCTTCTCCATCTGATTATCCTATTGACAAAATCCCCCATCCCCATTGGAAGAAACCAATTAATGGCGCGTATCAGTCTGGCCAGTGGCCACGTACGCCGGCGCGATCACAAGTCCAGCTCGAAATGGAACGCCGGGGACGCGTAGGCGGACAGGTCACCGAAGAAGAGGCCGTCGACGTCGGTGTAGGCCACGCCGTCGTCGCTGCCGAAGAAGGTCTGGATGTCCTCCGGGAAGCTGCACTGCGGCGAGGCGCCGTCGTCCCTGGtggcctgcggcggcggcggcgtggacatGGACGAGGAGGACGTGGTGGTGCTGCTCTCGGCGGCCGACGTCCGCTCGATCATCTCCTTGAACTTGGGCGACTGCAGCAGCAGGCTGAGCGCGGACGTGGTGGGGGTGTGGCCGAGCGTGGCCGCCCTTGCCGGCAGCAGCGGGAACTGcgcctccgccgcggccgccgccgcctccgcggtcATGCCGTCCTCCATGCCCTGCTGGTGGAGGTCGTGCTGGAACGCCATGGCGTCGAGGTCGATCGCGGGGAGCTCCTGCGCCGCGAGGCTGGCCAGCATCGGGTGCGCGCTCCGGCCGGCGGCGCCCGCCACGTCGGCGGCCCCGGGGCGGAGCCACTTGATGTAGCGGCTGAGGTCGAAGTTGGTGACCGCGTTGAGGCCGCGGTACTCGATCGCCGCCATGTCGTACGCCATCGCCGCTTCCTCCTGCGTCGCTGCGCACATCATCCGACGATTAGATCGCTTAAACGACgcagcattttttattttttttgagggGCGACGCAGCATTTTTCGTTGAAAAAAGAATACTA comes from Triticum aestivum cultivar Chinese Spring chromosome 5B, IWGSC CS RefSeq v2.1, whole genome shotgun sequence and encodes:
- the LOC123112069 gene encoding AP2-like ethylene-responsive transcription factor At1g16060 — encoded protein: MAKPRKNSAAAAAAAAANSNAIASAAADAGADVRAKPKKRTRKSVPRESPSQRSSVHRGVTRHRWTGRFEAHLWDKNSWNESQNKKGKQVYLGAYDEEEAAARAYDLAALKYWGPDTILNFPLSIYEEELKEMEGQSREEYIGSLRRKSSGFSRGVSKYRGVARHHHNGRWEARIGRVFGNKYLYLGTYATQEEAAMAYDMAAIEYRGLNAVTNFDLSRYIKWLRPGAADVAGAAGRSAHPMLASLAAQELPAIDLDAMAFQHDLHQQGMEDGMTAEAAAAAAEAQFPLLPARAATLGHTPTTSALSLLLQSPKFKEMIERTSAAESSTTTSSSSMSTPPPPQATRDDGASPQCSFPEDIQTFFGSDDGVAYTDVDGLFFGDLSAYASPAFHFELDL